The DNA window AGTTCTTTAAACACAGATTCTTCATTATAAAACTCTGGATTTTGCCAATCTATGGGGTGACGCTGTGGTGCTTCGAGACTACCTTCACGCGTGGTCATAAATTTTCCTTGGAAAACACGCTTTGTTTTTTAAGCTTTTTTAAGAAGCGTGAATCAGGAGAGACAGTGCAAATTGCTTGCATGCCTCTCACAATATTCACGCTGACCTATTGTTACTCTACCAACGCATCCAAAGCTTTCTGGAAGCGGTTTGCATGGGAACGTTCAGCTTTAGCAAGCGTCTCGAACCAATCTGCAATTTCTTCAAAACCTTCATCGCGCGCTGATTTGGCCATACCCGGGTACATATCAGTGTACTCATGAGTCTCGCCAGCAATGGCGGCTTTCAAATTGTCACGAGTTGGTCCAATTGGCAAACCTGTAGCTGGATCGCCACTCACTTCCAGATATTCCAGATGTCCATGGGCATGACCAGTTTCACCTTCTGCAGTAGAACGGAATACAGCTGCTACATCATTCTGACCTTCTACGTCTGCTTTTGCTGCGAAATAGAGGTAACGTCGATTTGCCTGGGATTCACCTGCAAATGCTGCTTTCAAATTATCTTCAGTCTTGGAACCTTTGAGTTGCATATATACCTCCACAAATTAAAATATAAAAACAAAATTACTGGTATCAAAAACAATACCAATTCCTTTTATTTCGATGGGTCATCTATTCAACAACTTTATTTAACCATATACAGTAATTAGACTTATTCTAAACTGTAGAGATAGTTTAGAATTCGTTTTATGATAAGTCAACCTTTTTTCACCACCTGCTATGAACCAGAAAGAGTAACCAGAAACACTAATTCTGCGGTTTTTGCGCAACCAAAACCGCCTCAGGTACTAACAGTTTTATTGCCGCTGCAATTTCCAGTATCAGACCAGGACGATGCTTAAGTGAAACCCACAAGACATTGATGGGTAAATTTACGTTCGCAAAAACAACTTCCTGATAATGCTCCAGAACTGCCTGTATATGCCGAAACACCGATTCTATATGCATTGCAGATTTCTTCCTTAATCCAGGAATAAACATCATAAAATCACAAAGCGGACGACCATCTTCATCGCGAGTGGGCACGATTTGCCACAATGGCTTACAAGGTTCGAGATGAAGCTCTTTTGCTGGAAGCGTTTGTTTGTATTTGACCAGCATCTAACTTCTCCTGGATCATTTCTCCGCTCACCCCGCTGATATACAACTTCTAATTAAAACCGTGAGTGCAGAAAGAAAATTTACAACCAGAACAGCCGGTTATTCACTATAGCACTTTCATTGCAAATTTCAATTGCATTGAGTGCATCACGAGAGTTGAATCGCTTCAAGACGACAGAGGAGTTACCACCCACTATGGTTAAAAGTGAATGGCAATTCCTGATTACAAACTGTTAGTTGCTCATCAATAACGTTTCAATTTCTGCAAATGTTTTTGCAATTTCCCCAGTCTGAATTTCCATATCCAGTTGACGGGCAATCTGCGATGCAGAAAAAATACCACGAAGTACCTGAGGCTGTTTAGCATTTAACCGGTCAACCACCAACGCATGCTGACGACCTGTTTTTTTAAGCGTTTCCACCACATTTCCGACTTTTGAGCGATCAACATCAGCCATACATAACACTTCAAGATTTTGCTGTGGAGTCATAATATCCCCGACAGTAACATCACTGCGCTTTCCACCATGTTTCTGGATGTATTGCAAAGGCTTCTCACCCTGCAAGTCAGTTGAGGTTATCAGACCAATAATCACATCATGATCGTCTGCAACCAGCAACAGTCGCACACCGCGTTGTTTCATTCGTTTACTTGCTGCTTCAATACTAACGTCAGCTTCGATCGTTACTGCATTGACTTTTCTGAGGTCAGTCATGACTACAATTGCAGGATCAACCATTGTCACCACATCGCTGAACAAGCGATCAAGCCGGTGAATGCACACACCACTTTCAAGGGGCATGGATGTGAGGGGGATAAAAGATGTTGTCATGGGTTTCTCCTCAGCGTTTTTGATTTAAC is part of the Sulfurirhabdus autotrophica genome and encodes:
- a CDS encoding rubrerythrin family protein, whose amino-acid sequence is MQLKGSKTEDNLKAAFAGESQANRRYLYFAAKADVEGQNDVAAVFRSTAEGETGHAHGHLEYLEVSGDPATGLPIGPTRDNLKAAIAGETHEYTDMYPGMAKSARDEGFEEIADWFETLAKAERSHANRFQKALDALVE
- a CDS encoding CBS domain-containing protein, giving the protein MTTSFIPLTSMPLESGVCIHRLDRLFSDVVTMVDPAIVVMTDLRKVNAVTIEADVSIEAASKRMKQRGVRLLLVADDHDVIIGLITSTDLQGEKPLQYIQKHGGKRSDVTVGDIMTPQQNLEVLCMADVDRSKVGNVVETLKKTGRQHALVVDRLNAKQPQVLRGIFSASQIARQLDMEIQTGEIAKTFAEIETLLMSN